A genomic stretch from Desulfotignum balticum DSM 7044 includes:
- a CDS encoding ATP-binding protein, whose amino-acid sequence MAAKRLFKRDFMYEADQEKGFKKLRDNQFPIAEQGLVYEPLANALDQQTGKTPIVVTFRKQGDGYWLRFKDDGQGLTLENLTALHYIGKSTKREELESNIGRFGMGIAGAFHTRLGVTRAEIKTCVCGEPSRIVYDCSTDQIPLWWIEPLKRQIRGMVISFYIGKKAFYPVEVLLKTILSKMIRPVRYNGVLYRYDPEKPPEGNTISILSSSNPRVYYHAILDNSIDTFCTTDDVRIYLRDMPVEEGEMYWIFVSSAGDKMPQNFWGRPYMTNEVCTVLDTAGEPTVGRDKVVRNQAFDVINQAVQTARARALETLIARSLSEKENTGLVQMTGHMVLANLYTLREQVKTVLKNEALPEDKQYLSPLTNALVEYRVFPVFECRDLLSLRQIFTTRTPGNVLFFAENDEAAGFLSGCHECPFILKEYSYLFSGLWGGHKKKRIETVLQTILDDLKSHELILLDKLMWDDEKIEELEQRQVIQQPEIRISIAKNPAEPFMAFLDSLRDLLNRPWFREAVSCFRPPRRIILRPIQVETSPRFSEVVAGVLNTGNNPNELAIGINAGSSAIGSLLRHPKGSYAFLPILCHELAHRRQTLVLSKNSTPHGQAFYIDRMRLEDRVLQGCVRHLLGKEMDGTAADHEDIMVL is encoded by the coding sequence ATGGCGGCAAAACGACTGTTTAAGCGGGATTTCATGTATGAAGCCGATCAGGAAAAAGGATTTAAAAAACTGCGGGACAATCAGTTCCCCATTGCCGAACAGGGTCTGGTCTACGAACCCCTGGCCAATGCACTGGACCAGCAGACCGGGAAGACCCCCATTGTGGTGACTTTTAGAAAACAGGGGGATGGATACTGGCTGCGTTTCAAAGATGACGGACAGGGGTTGACCCTGGAAAACCTTACCGCCCTGCACTATATCGGCAAATCCACCAAACGGGAGGAACTCGAAAGCAATATCGGCCGCTTCGGCATGGGGATTGCCGGTGCGTTTCATACCCGGCTGGGTGTCACACGGGCTGAAATCAAAACATGTGTATGCGGCGAGCCGTCCCGGATTGTGTACGACTGCTCGACGGATCAGATACCCCTCTGGTGGATCGAACCGCTTAAAAGACAGATCAGGGGGATGGTCATCTCTTTTTATATCGGGAAAAAAGCGTTCTATCCCGTGGAAGTCCTTCTGAAAACCATTCTTTCGAAAATGATCCGGCCGGTGCGCTACAATGGTGTTTTATACCGGTACGATCCGGAAAAGCCCCCGGAGGGAAACACCATTTCCATTCTGTCTTCTTCCAATCCCAGGGTGTATTACCATGCCATCCTGGACAACAGCATCGATACCTTCTGCACCACGGATGATGTTCGCATCTATTTGCGGGACATGCCTGTGGAGGAAGGCGAGATGTACTGGATATTTGTCAGCAGTGCCGGGGATAAAATGCCGCAGAATTTCTGGGGGCGGCCATACATGACAAATGAAGTCTGCACGGTTCTGGATACGGCTGGAGAACCCACGGTCGGCCGGGATAAAGTGGTTCGAAATCAGGCTTTCGACGTCATCAACCAGGCCGTTCAAACAGCCCGGGCCCGGGCGCTTGAGACACTGATTGCCAGATCCCTGAGCGAAAAAGAAAACACAGGGCTCGTTCAAATGACCGGGCACATGGTGCTAGCCAACTTGTACACGCTCCGGGAACAGGTAAAAACGGTGTTGAAAAATGAGGCACTGCCCGAAGACAAACAGTACCTGTCCCCCCTGACGAATGCGCTTGTCGAGTATCGGGTATTTCCGGTGTTTGAGTGCCGGGACCTGTTGTCACTCCGTCAGATTTTCACGACCAGAACCCCTGGAAACGTGCTGTTTTTTGCAGAAAACGATGAGGCGGCCGGTTTTCTGAGCGGATGCCATGAATGTCCGTTTATCCTCAAAGAATATTCTTATCTGTTCAGCGGTCTGTGGGGCGGGCATAAAAAAAAGCGGATCGAAACCGTGTTGCAGACCATCCTGGATGATCTGAAAAGCCATGAACTGATCCTGCTCGACAAGCTGATGTGGGATGACGAGAAAATTGAAGAGCTTGAACAAAGGCAGGTCATTCAGCAGCCTGAAATCCGGATCAGCATCGCCAAGAACCCTGCTGAACCATTTATGGCCTTTCTGGATTCCCTGCGGGATCTGTTAAACCGGCCCTGGTTCAGGGAAGCCGTCTCCTGCTTCCGCCCCCCCCGGCGGATCATTCTGCGCCCGATCCAGGTCGAGACAAGTCCCCGTTTTTCTGAGGTTGTGGCCGGTGTCCTGAATACCGGGAACAATCCCAATGAGCTGGCCATCGGGATAAATGCGGGATCATCCGCCATCGGCAGCCTGCTCCGGCATCCCAAAGGCAGTTACGCCTTTTTGCCCATACTCTGCCATGAACTGGCCCACCGCCGGCAGACACTGGTACTTTCCAAAAACAGCACCCCCCACGGCCAGGCATTCTATATCGACCGCATGCGCCTGGAGGACCGCGTGCTGCAGGGCTGTGTGCGGCACCTGCTGGGCAAGGAGATGGACGGCACTGCAGCGGACCACGAAGATATCATGGTGTTGTAA
- a CDS encoding formylglycine-generating enzyme family protein, translated as MTRFVKFMMLSIFVLMLGLWLGFGSTGRFLFTTGLETASKPDPAKGFWTEPVTGMVFVWIPGGCFQMGGLLKIRDEHPVHDVCLDGFWMGKYEVTNRQYRMFKPDHFCRKWRGYGMNHDDQPVVDVSWKDTKKFVKWMNRRAGRAFSLPTESQWEYAARAGTRTARFWGNDSADACRHANVFDITIKDRFHYPWDNHACDDGHILTAPVGRFLPNAFGLHDMLGNVSEWCEDVYDKNAYSKRLEDKPPTKPEVPPKKPLRVYRGGSWISNPVQVRSAFRHREPEAYSCALIGFRLVIPQIDSR; from the coding sequence ATGACCCGATTTGTCAAATTCATGATGTTGAGCATCTTTGTGCTGATGCTGGGCCTCTGGCTGGGTTTTGGCAGTACCGGCCGGTTCTTATTCACCACTGGGCTGGAAACGGCGTCAAAACCCGATCCAGCCAAAGGGTTCTGGACAGAGCCGGTCACGGGGATGGTGTTTGTCTGGATACCGGGCGGGTGCTTTCAGATGGGCGGTCTTTTGAAAATCCGGGATGAACATCCCGTGCATGACGTGTGCCTCGATGGGTTCTGGATGGGGAAATATGAAGTGACCAACCGCCAGTACCGGATGTTCAAGCCTGACCACTTTTGCAGAAAATGGCGGGGATACGGCATGAACCATGATGACCAGCCGGTTGTGGATGTTTCCTGGAAGGATACCAAAAAGTTCGTGAAATGGATGAACCGCAGGGCGGGCCGGGCATTTTCCCTGCCCACTGAATCCCAGTGGGAATACGCCGCAAGGGCCGGGACCCGGACGGCCCGTTTCTGGGGGAATGACAGTGCCGATGCCTGCCGCCATGCCAATGTGTTCGACATCACAATCAAAGACCGGTTTCATTATCCATGGGACAATCATGCGTGTGATGACGGCCATATCCTTACAGCGCCGGTGGGACGCTTTCTGCCCAATGCCTTCGGCCTGCATGACATGCTGGGAAACGTGTCGGAATGGTGCGAAGATGTGTATGATAAAAACGCCTATTCAAAACGTCTCGAGGACAAGCCCCCCACCAAGCCGGAGGTCCCCCCGAAAAAACCCCTTCGGGTGTACCGGGGAGGCAGTTGGATCAGCAACCCCGTTCAGGTCCGTTCGGCCTTCCGCCACAGGGAGCCCGAGGCTTACTCCTGTGCCCTCATCGGGTTTCGGCTTGTTATTCCACAGATTGATTCCCGATGA
- a CDS encoding adenine deaminase C-terminal domain-containing protein has protein sequence MKNAHTLSARTMDELIRVASGKSGADLVLSHALLLNVYTGEFLKNQSVSIKNGYIAFVGDHAEHTIASNTTVIDVQGKTLIPGLIDGHTHLASFFEISQFIPYAVKDGTTTLVTETMETYPIMGYEGVVEILASFRNQPIKIFGTAPAMVSISTAASGIAGDDLKKLLDRDDILGLGESYWQAVFQTPDQILPVFEDTLRVGKVLEGHSAGAGGKKLAAYLATGISSCHEPIDADQAIERLRLGLYVMIREGSIRRDLEAIARIRDAGVDTRRLILVTDGVGPEDLMKNKGMAFVVQKAIDSGFSPMEAVQMATLNVAEHFSLDSLVGGIGPGRSADMVIIPDPGTITPEMVVSHGKIIFDKKQMQVSPRTHCFSKACRHSVHLPRPLTPEDFAVTAPPGKKIMPVRLMEMVTDLVTRETQMSLPVIHGRIQADQDQDILKISAIDRAIEPGNMFTGFIKGFGLKDGAIASSQAWDTADIVVVGTHDADMADAVNHIHRLQGGVVIWAKGKCLAQISLPVMGLMSDASVPELARQIRALKTAAAKLGVVFPDPLLTLVTLTGAAIPYLRICEQGLVNLKDGKRRRAYVEES, from the coding sequence ATGAAAAACGCGCACACATTGTCTGCCCGAACCATGGATGAACTGATCCGGGTCGCTTCCGGAAAATCAGGTGCCGACCTGGTGCTCAGTCATGCATTGCTGTTGAACGTCTACACCGGAGAGTTTTTAAAGAATCAGTCCGTGAGCATCAAAAACGGGTATATCGCGTTTGTGGGAGACCATGCAGAACACACCATCGCATCAAACACCACGGTGATCGATGTCCAGGGCAAAACACTGATTCCCGGGCTGATTGACGGACACACCCATCTGGCCTCTTTTTTTGAAATCAGCCAATTCATTCCCTATGCGGTCAAAGACGGCACCACCACCCTTGTCACTGAAACCATGGAAACCTATCCCATCATGGGATATGAGGGCGTGGTTGAGATACTGGCCTCATTCAGAAACCAGCCCATCAAAATTTTCGGCACAGCCCCGGCCATGGTGTCCATCAGCACGGCTGCCAGCGGCATTGCCGGGGATGACTTAAAAAAACTGCTGGACCGGGACGATATTCTGGGGCTGGGAGAATCTTACTGGCAGGCGGTGTTTCAGACACCGGACCAGATCCTGCCGGTATTTGAAGACACCCTGCGGGTCGGAAAAGTGCTGGAAGGACATTCCGCCGGGGCCGGCGGAAAAAAACTGGCAGCCTACCTGGCCACGGGCATCTCCTCCTGCCATGAACCCATAGATGCGGACCAGGCCATTGAACGGCTGCGGCTGGGATTGTACGTCATGATCCGGGAAGGCAGCATCCGCAGGGATCTTGAGGCCATCGCCCGGATCAGGGATGCCGGCGTGGATACAAGACGACTCATCCTGGTCACCGACGGGGTGGGACCCGAAGATCTCATGAAAAACAAAGGCATGGCATTTGTGGTCCAAAAGGCCATTGATTCAGGGTTTTCTCCCATGGAAGCCGTACAGATGGCCACCTTGAACGTGGCGGAACATTTTTCACTGGACTCCCTGGTGGGCGGCATTGGGCCGGGCCGAAGCGCGGATATGGTGATCATTCCGGATCCGGGTACCATCACCCCGGAAATGGTGGTCAGTCATGGAAAAATCATCTTTGACAAAAAACAGATGCAGGTGTCACCCCGGACACATTGTTTTTCCAAGGCCTGCCGCCATTCCGTTCACCTGCCCCGGCCCCTGACACCCGAAGACTTTGCCGTCACAGCCCCCCCAGGCAAAAAAATCATGCCGGTACGGCTCATGGAAATGGTCACGGACCTGGTGACCCGGGAAACCCAAATGTCTCTGCCCGTGATCCACGGACGGATTCAGGCGGATCAGGACCAGGATATTCTCAAAATCAGTGCCATTGACCGGGCCATTGAACCCGGAAACATGTTCACCGGCTTTATCAAAGGATTCGGGCTGAAGGATGGCGCCATTGCATCGAGCCAGGCATGGGACACCGCCGACATCGTGGTGGTGGGCACCCATGATGCGGACATGGCAGACGCGGTCAACCATATTCACCGGCTGCAGGGCGGGGTGGTGATCTGGGCCAAAGGAAAATGTCTGGCCCAGATCTCTTTGCCCGTGATGGGACTCATGTCAGATGCGTCCGTGCCTGAGCTGGCCCGGCAGATCCGGGCCCTCAAAACAGCTGCTGCAAAGCTGGGAGTGGTGTTTCCCGACCCGTTACTGACCCTGGTCACCCTGACCGGGGCTGCCATCCCTTATTTACGGATCTGCGAACAGGGACTGGTGAACCTGAAGGACGGGAAACGCCGCCGTGCTTATGTGGAAGAATCCTGA
- a CDS encoding HEAT repeat domain-containing protein yields MPAHKILADWAVRESRELDAAVADWSDLDQLIQALETPWIFIFPKLTQAFKAIGDRAIEALIAAHSRPAFHGPAGSILTAYLLKFEDRAIPYLTAALNDPSIEVQTGAARALTRYRKDDLVPVFMGLLKRTEPRLRKSALLFLKEYGRKNVRNRVIEILRNDEDRSVRIAAAKVLYTIAGPGSLEALRRYICASDTHRDEKLSIMAFLTDNTGPLIHDTIAALVNDPDTIVRCRAIEKLAGWQASDMAGAFMDLLDDPEPLVRATAAEALGILGYRPAAGRLLDLLALRDSSNRYSDRCVWLCAAEALGRLKDERAIPKLLAAVHDVDKYEGRIILDALLMFDNNMLAPMIRKLEATGSEQVRINAAEVLDRVKTKK; encoded by the coding sequence ATGCCTGCGCACAAAATCCTGGCTGACTGGGCGGTCCGGGAGTCCCGGGAACTGGATGCGGCCGTTGCGGACTGGAGCGACCTGGATCAGCTTATCCAAGCGTTGGAAACACCCTGGATCTTTATTTTCCCAAAATTGACCCAAGCCTTTAAGGCCATAGGCGATCGTGCCATCGAGGCACTCATTGCCGCACACAGCCGGCCGGCCTTTCACGGGCCGGCCGGGTCCATCCTCACCGCCTATCTCCTCAAATTCGAAGACCGGGCCATTCCTTATTTAACGGCGGCCCTGAACGACCCGAGCATCGAAGTGCAGACCGGCGCGGCCCGGGCCCTGACCCGGTACCGGAAAGATGACCTCGTCCCTGTTTTCATGGGGTTGCTGAAAAGAACCGAGCCCCGGCTTCGCAAATCCGCGCTTCTCTTTCTGAAGGAGTATGGCCGCAAAAACGTGCGTAACCGTGTCATAGAGATTCTGAGAAACGATGAGGACCGATCCGTGAGAATCGCCGCTGCCAAAGTGCTCTATACCATTGCCGGCCCCGGGTCGCTTGAGGCCCTGCGCCGGTACATCTGCGCCAGTGACACCCATCGGGATGAAAAACTGTCGATCATGGCTTTTTTAACAGACAACACCGGGCCGTTGATCCATGACACGATTGCGGCCCTGGTGAATGACCCGGATACCATTGTCCGGTGCCGGGCCATCGAAAAACTGGCCGGCTGGCAGGCATCCGATATGGCTGGTGCCTTCATGGACCTGCTCGATGATCCGGAACCGTTAGTCAGGGCCACCGCTGCCGAAGCATTGGGCATTCTTGGTTATCGGCCCGCGGCCGGCCGGCTGCTGGATCTGCTGGCATTACGCGACTCGTCGAACCGGTATTCAGACCGCTGCGTCTGGCTTTGTGCGGCCGAAGCGCTTGGCCGCCTCAAGGATGAACGGGCCATTCCAAAACTGCTGGCCGCTGTCCATGATGTGGACAAATACGAGGGCCGGATCATCCTGGATGCGCTTCTCATGTTTGACAACAATATGTTGGCACCGATGATCCGAAAACTCGAGGCCACGGGTTCGGAACAGGTCCGCATCAATGCCGCCGAAGTCCTGGACCGGGTGAAAACAAAAAAATGA